A stretch of the Candidatus Babeliales bacterium genome encodes the following:
- a CDS encoding cysteine desulfurase — protein sequence MKKLEALCLMGWVAMTLTTEPKMEHLRNDFPYLREQINGRPIVYFDNGATTQKPQHVIDALVDFYINHNANVHRGIYQRAERATAMFEAARETVAEFIGAREEEIVFTKGTTESCNIVADSWLRYQLQPGDEVITTALEHHSNLLPWQQACKAAGAILKIIPLNEDGSLDMEAYAAMLSSRTKFVAATHVSNVLGTVTDVQAITALAHKVGAKVLIDAAQSVARKLVNVSDIGCEFVVFSGHKMFGPTSVGVLYVAKSMHAQMQPYQFGGAMVLAADYQHAAWMPMPQLLEAGTPGIAQVIGLAAAVDYIDRNIDAAEVRVHEAALVSRLIEGLSQYPRVKLLGPVNHLKEHGHLVSFLIDGMHTHDIAAFLDTKGICVRAGKQCAQPLGKLLGFDTSVRASFCFYNTLEEVDYFLEVIDEIAR from the coding sequence ATGAAGAAACTGGAAGCACTATGCTTGATGGGATGGGTAGCTATGACACTAACAACAGAGCCAAAAATGGAACACCTCAGGAACGATTTTCCGTATTTGCGTGAGCAAATCAATGGGAGACCGATTGTCTATTTTGACAATGGGGCTACAACGCAAAAACCACAGCATGTTATCGATGCTCTTGTGGACTTTTATATCAATCATAATGCCAACGTGCATCGTGGTATCTATCAACGCGCAGAACGAGCGACTGCAATGTTTGAGGCAGCCCGAGAAACGGTAGCAGAGTTTATTGGCGCTCGCGAAGAAGAAATTGTCTTTACCAAGGGAACCACGGAATCATGTAATATTGTTGCCGACTCATGGCTGCGTTACCAGTTGCAGCCTGGCGATGAAGTCATTACGACAGCTCTTGAACACCACAGTAATCTCTTGCCTTGGCAGCAAGCGTGTAAGGCAGCAGGTGCTATTCTCAAAATAATTCCATTGAATGAAGATGGTTCATTGGATATGGAAGCCTATGCAGCAATGTTGAGTTCTAGGACCAAGTTTGTAGCGGCAACGCATGTATCCAATGTTTTGGGTACAGTAACTGATGTGCAGGCTATTACCGCTTTGGCGCACAAAGTTGGTGCAAAGGTGCTTATTGATGCTGCTCAATCAGTTGCGCGTAAGCTTGTTAATGTTAGTGATATTGGCTGTGAATTTGTTGTATTTTCTGGTCATAAAATGTTTGGCCCTACCAGTGTTGGGGTTCTCTATGTAGCCAAGAGTATGCATGCTCAGATGCAACCATATCAGTTTGGGGGAGCAATGGTGCTAGCCGCAGATTACCAACACGCTGCATGGATGCCTATGCCACAGCTGCTTGAAGCTGGTACGCCAGGTATCGCTCAAGTTATAGGTCTTGCGGCAGCCGTGGATTATATTGATCGTAATATTGACGCGGCAGAGGTTCGCGTGCACGAAGCGGCTCTCGTATCACGTTTGATTGAAGGACTTTCACAATATCCACGCGTGAAATTATTGGGGCCGGTGAATCACCTTAAAGAGCATGGTCATTTGGTAAGCTTTCTCATCGATGGCATGCACACCCATGATATTGCAGCATTCCTTGATACTAAGGGTATTTGCGTTCGTGCAGGAAAACAGTGTGCACAACCGCTTGGAAAATTACTTGGATTTGATACATCGGTTCGCGCAAGTTTTTGTTTCTATAATACGTTAGAAGAAGTTGATTACTTCCTTGAAGTTATTGATGAAATTGCCCGCTAA
- a CDS encoding HAD-IA family hydrolase produces the protein MKKLIFLLSACVISVDLCSTPPRALIIELEDVVLRPDKLEAIKQLGTAMAYYVLKHPTIDPNSMIYGKFFRELTKVRIAGLVNNNEGDFHWGHRVPPVLATWQKGALPCKQLLEATEKTFRHLWRNERTVLTRIAHMALSPIGYRDTHTLVDGVERFLHQHHRYRLFLTANCHQETLEVLRQKYPYVFEAFEGILISGEIRTTKPGPEFYRQLIGRYQLNPEECLCVEAKDANVSTARSLGMQAIKFSNFVDLEKFLREQEQE, from the coding sequence ATGAAGAAGCTTATTTTTCTTTTGAGTGCATGCGTTATATCAGTCGATCTCTGCAGCACTCCACCACGAGCCTTAATCATAGAGCTCGAAGATGTTGTGCTTCGACCAGATAAACTTGAGGCCATCAAACAGTTGGGTACCGCCATGGCGTACTATGTATTAAAACATCCAACTATAGATCCTAACTCGATGATATACGGAAAATTTTTCAGGGAACTTACCAAAGTCCGTATCGCAGGTCTCGTCAATAATAATGAAGGTGATTTTCACTGGGGTCATAGGGTTCCCCCTGTATTAGCAACATGGCAAAAGGGAGCGCTACCCTGCAAACAACTACTTGAAGCCACTGAAAAGACATTCAGACATTTATGGCGCAATGAACGTACAGTGCTTACACGAATAGCGCACATGGCACTCAGTCCGATAGGCTATCGCGATACGCATACGCTAGTTGACGGAGTAGAACGATTTTTACATCAACACCACCGATATCGCCTCTTTCTCACCGCTAACTGCCATCAAGAAACGTTAGAGGTCTTACGACAAAAATACCCATATGTGTTTGAAGCATTTGAGGGGATTCTTATTTCTGGTGAAATACGCACGACCAAGCCTGGTCCAGAATTCTATCGTCAACTTATTGGTCGATACCAACTCAATCCAGAAGAATGCCTCTGCGTTGAAGCAAAGGATGCCAATGTCTCAACCGCACGATCGCTGGGGATGCAGGCCATAAAATTCAGCAATTTTGTAGATCTAGAAAAATTCTTGCGTGAACAGGAACAAGAATGA
- a CDS encoding type II/IV secretion system protein, whose translation MASGGGIVSLVDSLIETAIERHASDVHLEPSDDGLRVRYRVDGVLYPYTIVSSETMQQVVARVKVLSRINTTEQRIPQDGKFCVTLRGRTIDLRVSTFPTIHGEKVVIRILDRTHTTMDLDQLGFSIGMLSHFHDLITRASGFFLVTGPTGSGKTTTLYAALSEIVTPEKNVVTLEDPVEYDVDGTTQGQVHPEVGFTFEKGIRAILRQDPDVVMIGEIRDKQTARIGIEAALTGHLVFSTLHTTDAPGALVRLLDMGIEPFLLNAAVTGVLAQRLVRTICPLCKTEMRPRPQDRLIMERIGLYATTLYKGAGCDACFMLGYRGRTGIFELLLMSHALGDLVVHQPRYHELQQQARQEGMKTLLDDAKHKVIEGTITLNELARVLL comes from the coding sequence ATGGCTTCGGGTGGTGGCATTGTTTCTTTAGTTGATTCTCTTATTGAAACGGCAATAGAACGTCACGCGTCTGATGTGCATTTAGAGCCATCAGATGACGGGCTTAGGGTGCGGTACCGTGTTGATGGTGTACTGTATCCGTATACCATAGTATCGTCAGAAACAATGCAACAAGTAGTGGCCCGTGTGAAGGTATTGTCGCGGATCAATACGACGGAACAGCGGATTCCCCAAGATGGTAAGTTTTGTGTGACATTACGAGGACGTACCATTGATTTACGTGTTTCTACCTTTCCCACGATTCATGGTGAAAAAGTTGTTATCCGTATTTTAGATCGTACGCATACCACGATGGATCTTGATCAATTGGGGTTTTCTATTGGCATGCTCTCACATTTTCATGATCTTATTACACGAGCAAGCGGATTCTTTTTAGTGACAGGACCGACAGGTTCTGGAAAGACGACGACTTTGTATGCGGCTCTTTCTGAGATTGTAACGCCAGAAAAAAATGTAGTGACGTTGGAAGATCCTGTTGAATACGATGTCGATGGAACTACTCAAGGGCAAGTACATCCTGAAGTTGGGTTTACGTTTGAAAAAGGTATTCGCGCCATTTTACGACAAGATCCTGATGTAGTTATGATCGGCGAGATCAGGGATAAACAAACCGCACGTATTGGCATTGAGGCTGCATTAACAGGACATTTGGTGTTTAGCACCTTGCATACAACTGACGCGCCTGGAGCATTAGTGCGACTGCTTGATATGGGTATAGAGCCATTTCTTCTAAATGCTGCTGTAACTGGTGTGCTAGCGCAGCGCTTAGTGAGAACTATTTGTCCTTTGTGTAAAACGGAGATGAGGCCTCGGCCTCAAGATCGTCTTATCATGGAACGGATCGGGCTGTATGCGACAACATTATACAAAGGTGCGGGATGTGATGCGTGTTTTATGCTTGGATATCGGGGAAGAACGGGAATCTTTGAATTGCTGCTTATGTCTCATGCATTGGGTGATTTAGTAGTCCATCAACCTCGTTATCATGAATTACAACAACAAGCTCGGCAGGAGGGTATGAAAACCCTCCTGGATGATGCAAAGCACAAAGTGATAGAGGGAACAATAACCCTCAACGAACTTGCACGTGTTTTATTATGA
- a CDS encoding HAD-IA family hydrolase, with amino-acid sequence MNLRRYLSIVFFVWILMSVIPDIQAKILVFDIGGVLLRTNTKKAMNLMGYGNLVSYTFSFHNPVNLQEKSFNALRTIKDLSIRPNHEKSTYLGTPLPDIMAAWLRGDIPCQKLLAMAQTAVLDKIQSKTTRAIFSAIYHSMFDPKTNCSIQEFVPTALQLVRDLRKETDAAGNRIHKFYILSNYNDEAFRELYLNNTDIFDELFDGLLISGDVGLIKPDPAIYKLLLTEYNLDVDDCYFIDDQIENVHAATSVGFTGIHCNNFNYLQIRQRLIKDKLLTLSTSTRRTTPRKPKSKKAQVQHKDTALTATFT; translated from the coding sequence ATGAACTTACGTCGCTATCTGTCTATTGTTTTCTTTGTATGGATCTTAATGAGCGTTATCCCTGATATACAAGCGAAAATATTGGTTTTTGATATTGGGGGCGTACTCCTCAGAACTAATACAAAAAAAGCAATGAATTTGATGGGATACGGCAACCTCGTATCATATACTTTTTCATTCCACAATCCTGTAAACCTTCAAGAAAAATCATTCAATGCCTTGCGTACTATCAAAGATTTATCGATTAGGCCAAACCACGAAAAATCTACGTATCTTGGCACACCCTTGCCAGATATTATGGCTGCATGGCTTCGAGGAGATATTCCATGCCAAAAGTTACTCGCTATGGCACAAACTGCAGTCCTCGACAAAATACAATCCAAAACAACACGGGCAATCTTTAGCGCAATCTATCATTCCATGTTTGATCCCAAAACCAACTGCTCCATTCAGGAATTCGTACCAACGGCTCTTCAGTTGGTTCGCGATCTGAGAAAAGAAACTGACGCAGCGGGCAATCGCATTCACAAATTCTACATCCTCTCGAATTATAATGATGAAGCATTTAGAGAACTGTACCTCAATAACACTGATATTTTTGACGAATTATTTGATGGATTATTGATCTCGGGAGATGTGGGACTTATCAAACCAGATCCCGCCATTTATAAACTCTTGCTTACTGAGTACAATCTTGACGTCGATGACTGCTATTTCATCGATGATCAAATCGAAAATGTACATGCAGCAACGAGCGTTGGCTTCACGGGAATCCATTGTAATAATTTTAATTATCTGCAGATTAGACAGCGACTCATCAAGGACAAGCTCCTTACGCTATCAACATCTACACGTAGAACCACTCCAAGAAAGCCTAAGTCGAAAAAAGCTCAGGTACAACATAAAGATACAGCTCTCACTGCTACATTTACTTAA
- a CDS encoding HAD family hydrolase: MKRQLSTLTILTALAALVLYTFIPRTHTTQKPPHKTPPIKAICFDIGSVLLKRDIAKTLWYIGPKDVIAYMVLDMKNPLELENKALSIIDYMTEKEGVADPDDNPPTEKGHPISKSMGEWQTGKISNQQMLQKVEIAIHELRSKGLFESEREQRIALHLAQIIFDAHASTITRKENRQVTSLIPIIKAQHSASGEPRYKLLIFSNIDQESIPEVQQQFPELFSQFDDFIGSGNIGVMKPSKAFYKHALDKHHLKAHECVFLDDLEENVQSAQELGIHAIHLTKHNIDDVKKKLEQLGVLPAPA; the protein is encoded by the coding sequence ATGAAACGGCAACTTTCAACACTCACTATACTAACTGCTCTTGCAGCCCTCGTTCTATACACCTTCATTCCCCGGACACACACAACTCAAAAACCTCCTCACAAAACTCCACCCATCAAGGCCATTTGTTTTGATATTGGAAGTGTACTCCTCAAGCGCGACATCGCTAAAACGCTGTGGTACATTGGACCAAAGGATGTCATAGCATATATGGTCCTTGATATGAAAAATCCACTCGAACTTGAAAATAAAGCCCTCAGCATCATTGATTATATGACAGAAAAAGAGGGTGTTGCAGATCCAGACGACAATCCCCCAACCGAAAAGGGCCATCCCATCTCCAAGAGTATGGGAGAGTGGCAAACAGGGAAAATCTCTAACCAACAAATGCTACAAAAAGTAGAAATAGCAATCCATGAACTCCGCAGCAAGGGTCTCTTTGAAAGCGAGCGAGAGCAAAGAATCGCACTCCATCTAGCACAGATTATTTTTGATGCGCACGCATCAACCATTACACGTAAGGAAAACCGTCAGGTTACAAGCCTTATTCCCATCATTAAAGCGCAACACTCAGCATCTGGTGAACCACGCTACAAGCTCTTGATCTTCAGCAACATCGATCAAGAAAGCATCCCTGAGGTACAGCAGCAATTCCCTGAATTATTTTCTCAATTTGATGACTTCATCGGGTCAGGAAATATCGGTGTTATGAAACCATCTAAGGCCTTTTATAAACATGCTCTTGATAAGCATCATCTCAAAGCACACGAGTGTGTCTTTTTAGATGATCTTGAAGAGAACGTACAAAGCGCACAAGAACTTGGTATTCATGCTATTCATTTAACCAAACATAATATAGATGATGTCAAAAAAAAGCTGGAGCAGTTAGGTGTACTCCCTGCTCCAGCATAA